One Pseudonocardia sediminis DNA window includes the following coding sequences:
- a CDS encoding alpha-ketoglutarate-dependent dioxygenase AlkB: MDLSWQSSLFDVAPDDGGGPGGFDGVCRHELAHGAWVDVVPGWCRGADELFVRLLETTPWRGHELWMYDRTVPEPRVTHRWRTDADDPAERPEPLLTEMAATLGERYDVVFTQVGANLYRDGDDSVAWHGDRVARELATSTVALVSLGATRPLRLRPTGGGESRSFPLASGDLLVMGGTCQRTWQHSVPKVRGSGPRISVQFRHAYPSGVDVRRRRI, encoded by the coding sequence ATGGACCTGAGCTGGCAATCCTCGCTGTTCGACGTCGCGCCGGACGACGGCGGCGGGCCCGGTGGGTTCGACGGGGTGTGCCGGCACGAGCTCGCACACGGCGCCTGGGTCGACGTCGTGCCCGGCTGGTGCCGCGGTGCCGACGAGCTGTTCGTCCGGCTGCTGGAGACGACGCCGTGGCGCGGGCACGAGCTGTGGATGTACGACCGGACGGTTCCCGAGCCGCGCGTCACGCACCGCTGGAGGACCGACGCCGACGACCCGGCCGAGCGTCCCGAGCCGCTGCTGACGGAGATGGCGGCGACGCTGGGGGAGCGCTACGACGTCGTGTTCACCCAGGTCGGGGCCAACCTCTACCGCGACGGCGACGACAGCGTCGCCTGGCACGGGGACCGGGTGGCCCGGGAGCTGGCGACGTCGACCGTCGCGCTGGTCTCGCTCGGCGCGACCCGTCCGTTGCGGCTGCGGCCCACCGGTGGCGGCGAGTCGCGGTCGTTCCCGCTCGCGTCCGGGGACCTGCTGGTGATGGGCGGGACGTGCCAGCGCACGTGGCAGCACAGCGTGCCGAAGGTCCGCGGGAGCGGACCGCGGATCAGCGTGCAGTTCCGGCACGCCTACCCGTCCGGGGTGGACGTGCGGCGGCGCCGGATCTGA
- a CDS encoding DUF86 domain-containing protein — MRGRFMLPEDRVRLHHLREAAEKAVGYSRDRTRIDLDRDELLRLALTKLVEIVGEAAKHVSPEWRDAHPDVPWSAAARMRDRLVHHYFDIDRDVLWATVTVDLPGLLDLLPRSGENTEAE; from the coding sequence GTGCGCGGCCGCTTCATGCTGCCTGAGGATCGGGTCCGCCTGCACCACCTTCGTGAAGCGGCGGAGAAGGCCGTGGGCTACAGCAGAGACCGGACTCGCATCGATCTCGATCGAGACGAGCTGCTGAGACTCGCCTTGACGAAACTGGTCGAGATCGTGGGCGAGGCAGCGAAGCACGTCAGCCCGGAATGGAGGGATGCGCATCCTGACGTTCCCTGGTCAGCGGCTGCGCGGATGCGCGATCGGCTCGTCCACCACTATTTCGACATCGACCGGGACGTACTGTGGGCGACCGTCACCGTCGATCTCCCTGGACTGCTCGATCTACTGCCTCGATCGGGAGAGAACACCGAAGCCGAATAG
- a CDS encoding nucleotidyltransferase family protein — protein MDLRPGLHLDDEALAEFAVRNGIRRLSLFGSALRDDFGPDSDVDLLVEFEPDRIPGLLQIAAMELELEHLVGRQVELRTYDDLSRQFRDDVVRSARPLHAA, from the coding sequence ATGGATCTGCGGCCCGGACTGCACCTCGACGACGAGGCGCTCGCGGAGTTCGCCGTTCGCAACGGAATCCGGCGGCTGTCGCTGTTCGGCTCCGCCCTCCGCGACGACTTCGGCCCGGACAGCGACGTCGACCTACTGGTCGAGTTCGAACCCGACCGCATTCCCGGGCTTCTCCAGATCGCCGCGATGGAGCTGGAGCTCGAGCACCTCGTCGGGCGTCAGGTCGAGCTGAGGACCTACGACGATCTCAGCCGGCAGTTCCGCGACGACGTCGTTCGCAGTGCGCGGCCGCTTCATGCTGCCTGA
- a CDS encoding cyclase family protein, whose translation MPTQDDVLGYFDTLSNWGRWGDDDERGTLNHITDDVRLAAARVVRHGRSVSCAWEVSVPGDTERSTTTCPCAADMPGAENMPAAFHADRSWGFSSERLGLTFHGNTLTHVDSPCHLFWDGRMYNGRSHSLVDPETGSAWAAVTAAADGIITRGVLLDVAAVRDVPWLEPGQGVFPDDLEEAERRQGVQVRPGDAVLLRTGHGRARHQAADDGGFTQAGWHASCLPWLQERGVALIGADTPQDVQPSGYDDVLMPVHAVGLVAMGLWLLDNCDLEACATTAAELRQWDFHLSVAPVRFAGTSGSPVNPIATF comes from the coding sequence ATGCCCACGCAGGACGATGTGCTCGGCTACTTCGACACGCTGTCGAACTGGGGACGCTGGGGCGACGACGACGAACGCGGCACGCTGAACCACATCACCGACGACGTCCGGCTGGCGGCGGCGCGGGTCGTGCGCCACGGCCGAAGCGTGTCGTGTGCGTGGGAGGTCTCCGTGCCGGGAGACACGGAGCGCTCGACGACGACGTGCCCGTGCGCCGCCGACATGCCGGGTGCAGAGAACATGCCGGCCGCGTTCCACGCCGACCGGAGCTGGGGCTTCTCCTCCGAGCGGCTCGGCCTCACCTTCCACGGCAACACGCTCACCCACGTCGACTCGCCCTGCCACCTCTTCTGGGACGGCCGGATGTACAACGGGCGGTCGCACTCGCTGGTCGACCCCGAGACGGGATCGGCGTGGGCGGCCGTCACGGCGGCGGCGGACGGGATCATCACGCGCGGCGTCCTGCTGGACGTGGCAGCGGTCCGTGACGTGCCGTGGCTGGAGCCGGGCCAGGGAGTGTTCCCCGACGATCTGGAGGAGGCCGAACGTCGCCAGGGCGTGCAGGTCCGCCCCGGCGACGCGGTGCTCCTGCGGACCGGTCACGGCCGCGCCCGGCACCAGGCCGCCGACGACGGCGGGTTCACGCAGGCCGGCTGGCACGCGTCCTGCCTGCCGTGGCTGCAGGAACGGGGTGTCGCGCTCATCGGTGCCGACACCCCGCAGGACGTGCAGCCGTCGGGCTACGACGACGTGCTGATGCCGGTGCACGCCGTGGGTCTCGTCGCGATGGGGCTGTGGCTGCTCGACAACTGCGATCTGGAGGCGTGTGCGACCACGGCCGCCGAGCTGCGCCAGTGGGACTTCCACCTCTCGGTGGCGCCGGTCCGCTTCGCCGGGACGTCCGGGAGCCCGGTCAACCCGATCGCGACGTTCTGA
- a CDS encoding nuclear transport factor 2 family protein, translating into MSTTGSDISSGPISVARDAYDAFARGDVPALLAMLDPDVVWRAPEGVPWGGEHRGTDQVREFFAALAGAVDEAAIDLARILPAGTDRVLVEGVERYRIGPTRVDLPFAHVARWRAGLITEFTDYTNVLELRRALDAHGRA; encoded by the coding sequence ATGAGCACGACGGGCAGCGACATCTCCTCCGGACCGATCTCGGTGGCACGCGACGCCTACGACGCGTTCGCCCGCGGCGACGTGCCGGCCCTGCTCGCGATGCTCGACCCGGACGTCGTCTGGCGGGCACCCGAGGGCGTGCCCTGGGGCGGGGAGCACCGCGGTACGGACCAGGTGCGGGAGTTCTTCGCCGCCCTCGCCGGCGCCGTCGACGAGGCCGCGATCGACCTCGCGCGGATCCTGCCCGCCGGGACCGACCGGGTGCTGGTCGAGGGCGTCGAGCGCTACCGGATCGGACCCACCCGGGTCGACCTGCCCTTCGCCCACGTCGCGCGCTGGCGCGCCGGCCTGATCACCGAGTTCACCGACTACACCAACGTGCTCGAGCTGCGCCGCGCGCTGGACGCGCACGGCCGCGCCTAG
- the nadD gene encoding nicotinate-nucleotide adenylyltransferase, translated as MHRKIGVMGGTFDPIHHGHLVAASEVADRFALDEVIFVPTGQPWQKSSRVVSAAEDRYLMTVVATASNPRFSVSRVDVDRHGPTYTADTLADLHAAMPDDQLFFITGADALQQILSWRKVDELFRYAHFVGVTRPGYELGDEHLPDGSVTLVEVPALSISSSDCRERVTSGRPVWYLVPDGVVQYISKRSLYVDPEP; from the coding sequence ATGCACCGCAAGATCGGCGTGATGGGCGGGACGTTCGATCCGATCCACCACGGCCACCTGGTCGCGGCCTCGGAGGTCGCCGACCGCTTCGCCCTGGACGAGGTCATCTTCGTACCGACCGGTCAGCCGTGGCAGAAGTCCTCGCGCGTGGTCAGTGCCGCGGAGGACCGGTACCTGATGACGGTCGTGGCGACGGCGTCGAACCCGCGCTTCTCCGTCAGCCGGGTCGACGTCGACCGCCACGGCCCGACCTACACGGCGGACACCCTCGCCGACCTGCACGCCGCGATGCCCGACGACCAGCTGTTCTTCATCACCGGCGCCGACGCCCTGCAGCAGATCCTGTCCTGGCGCAAGGTCGACGAGCTCTTCCGCTACGCGCACTTCGTCGGCGTCACCCGCCCCGGCTACGAACTCGGCGACGAGCACCTGCCGGACGGGTCGGTCACCCTCGTCGAGGTCCCGGCGCTGTCGATCTCCTCCAGTGACTGCCGCGAGCGCGTCACGTCCGGGCGTCCGGTCTGGTACCTCGTGCCCGACGGGGTGGTCCAGTACATCTCCAAGCGCAGCCTCTACGTCGATCCGGAGCCCTGA
- a CDS encoding SPW repeat domain-containing protein gives MVERSWQRWQDWAALVIGVLTALSPLVTTTDAAAAWTMVVLGVVLAATSLWSLGAPRSVSSEYVHGVLGVLLFIAPWVMGYSALAGASWTSWIAGVLTVVVAATAIPAANAAHRGAVAAH, from the coding sequence ATGGTCGAGAGGTCATGGCAGCGCTGGCAGGACTGGGCGGCGCTGGTGATCGGGGTTCTCACGGCTCTTTCGCCCCTCGTGACGACGACTGATGCCGCCGCCGCGTGGACGATGGTCGTACTCGGCGTGGTGCTCGCCGCCACGTCCCTCTGGTCGCTGGGCGCGCCGCGCTCGGTCTCCAGCGAGTACGTGCACGGAGTGCTCGGTGTCCTGCTGTTCATCGCACCCTGGGTGATGGGCTACAGCGCCCTCGCCGGGGCGTCGTGGACGTCCTGGATCGCCGGCGTGCTGACGGTGGTGGTCGCCGCGACGGCGATCCCGGCCGCGAACGCCGCCCACCGCGGGGCGGTGGCCGCCCACTGA
- a CDS encoding DUF998 domain-containing protein, whose amino-acid sequence MTSPSGTSARGAVLSYIGLRRSVGIIGIALPFVLAIGNLLLTGEGLRSSISSYYYTGMRDVFVGSLCAVGVFLFCYRYEQPDDRLGNLAGVAAIGVALFPTRPEGTVSTAQTVVGWLHLAFAVAFFASLAWFCLVLFTRDDGAPTARKSMRNAVYRTCGIVIVVCLVLAAVNAAFVPDEIATAWHVLFWLEAAAIVAFGIAWFVKGDTVLRDRPAAV is encoded by the coding sequence ATGACCTCGCCGTCCGGCACCAGCGCACGCGGCGCGGTGCTGTCCTACATCGGCCTGCGCCGCAGCGTCGGGATCATCGGGATCGCGCTGCCGTTCGTCCTCGCGATCGGGAACCTGCTGCTCACCGGCGAGGGGCTGCGGTCGTCGATCAGCAGCTACTACTACACCGGGATGCGCGACGTGTTCGTCGGCAGCCTGTGCGCGGTCGGGGTGTTCCTGTTCTGCTACCGCTACGAGCAGCCCGACGACCGGCTGGGCAACCTGGCCGGGGTGGCGGCGATCGGCGTCGCACTCTTCCCGACGCGCCCGGAGGGGACGGTCAGCACGGCACAGACCGTCGTCGGATGGCTGCACCTGGCGTTCGCCGTCGCGTTCTTCGCCTCGCTCGCGTGGTTCTGCCTGGTCCTGTTCACCCGCGACGACGGAGCGCCGACCGCGCGGAAGTCGATGCGCAACGCGGTCTACCGGACGTGCGGGATCGTGATCGTCGTCTGCCTCGTGCTGGCCGCGGTGAACGCGGCGTTCGTGCCGGACGAGATCGCCACCGCGTGGCACGTGCTGTTCTGGCTGGAGGCCGCGGCGATCGTGGCGTTCGGGATCGCCTGGTTCGTCAAGGGCGACACCGTGCTGCGCGACCGGCCCGCCGCGGTCTAG
- a CDS encoding TetR/AcrR family transcriptional regulator, protein MDTPVPEEPTGEPARERILAAAESLFAEHGFDATPTSKVAERAAVPKGLVHYYFRRKPDLLEALVDRLPHDVVRCSEVIVPGDLTASLRRLVAALDTALDDSAVLSHLLWREADTLPVVRDALQRRFDELVTAVQDVIVGATGLELSDTVRGASLLLASAIGHRHAMARHAADDTGEMERELAFVVGALDPGTRRSQP, encoded by the coding sequence GTGGACACCCCCGTTCCCGAGGAGCCGACCGGCGAGCCCGCCCGCGAGCGGATCCTCGCCGCCGCCGAGTCGCTGTTCGCCGAGCACGGCTTCGACGCCACGCCGACCTCGAAGGTCGCCGAGCGCGCCGCCGTCCCCAAGGGCCTGGTGCACTACTACTTCCGGCGCAAGCCCGACCTGCTCGAGGCCCTGGTCGACCGGCTCCCGCACGACGTCGTCCGGTGCTCCGAGGTGATCGTCCCCGGCGACCTGACGGCCAGCCTGCGCCGGCTCGTCGCCGCCCTCGACACCGCTCTGGACGACTCCGCCGTGCTCTCGCACCTGCTCTGGCGCGAGGCCGACACGCTCCCGGTCGTCCGCGACGCGCTGCAGCGCCGGTTCGACGAGCTGGTGACGGCGGTCCAGGACGTGATCGTCGGCGCGACCGGGCTGGAGCTCTCGGACACCGTCCGCGGCGCCTCGCTCCTGCTGGCCTCCGCGATCGGGCACCGGCACGCGATGGCCCGCCACGCCGCCGACGACACCGGCGAGATGGAACGCGAGCTGGCGTTCGTGGTCGGTGCGCTCGATCCGGGCACGCGCAGGTCGCAGCCATGA
- a CDS encoding MarR family winged helix-turn-helix transcriptional regulator: protein MTDEVPDLDGTTLRIRALMNAARELTARLSREAGMNATDMTALDLLDIHGPMGAAELARRLGIRSASATVLVDRLEAAGHVERVRSDTDRRRVTIATRPSAREANLALWLPSILAIDEVGRSLPEDERRVVAGFLERVTAAIDAPPA, encoded by the coding sequence ATGACCGACGAGGTGCCCGATCTCGACGGGACCACACTGCGCATCCGGGCGCTGATGAACGCCGCCCGCGAGCTCACCGCGCGCCTGTCGCGCGAGGCCGGGATGAACGCCACCGACATGACCGCCCTGGACCTGCTCGACATCCACGGTCCGATGGGCGCCGCCGAGCTCGCGCGCCGGCTCGGCATCCGGTCGGCCTCGGCGACGGTGCTCGTCGACCGTCTCGAGGCCGCCGGGCACGTCGAGCGCGTCCGCAGCGACACCGACCGCCGTCGCGTCACGATCGCCACCCGCCCCTCGGCCCGCGAGGCCAACCTGGCCCTGTGGCTGCCCTCGATCCTGGCCATCGACGAGGTCGGGCGCTCACTCCCCGAGGACGAACGACGCGTCGTCGCCGGGTTCCTGGAACGGGTGACCGCGGCGATCGACGCCCCGCCGGCCTGA
- a CDS encoding FAD-dependent monooxygenase: MSAPTILISGASIAGPALAHWLNVQGWRTTIVERFDELRDEGQNIDVRGAGREVARRMGIEDAIRAATTGETGTEFVDGDGKRVAYFPAGESDSGGATAELEILRGQLSRIIVDRTRPDTEYVFGDQITALDERDDGVTVAFAHGPERTFDLVVVAEGLRSRTRALALPGVDAVRELGFYVAYTTIPRTAEDTDLWRWQSAGRGRSVTLRPDNRGTIRASLGFLADVRGLDELGRDDQITILRRTFADVGWVAPRVLDALGDAPLYFDAVGQTRLPAWSNGRTGLVGDAAYCSSPISGMSTSLALTGAYVLAGELATNPDHRTAFARYESVMRPYVDKAQKLPPGAPRIANPRSRAGLAVMNTVLRFAASPVAERLGALSSGLFSPPAEAIDLPTYPVPGAAALRP, translated from the coding sequence GTGTCCGCACCCACCATCCTGATCTCCGGAGCCAGCATCGCCGGCCCCGCCCTGGCCCACTGGCTCAACGTCCAGGGCTGGAGGACCACGATCGTCGAACGCTTCGACGAGCTCCGCGACGAGGGCCAGAACATCGACGTCCGCGGCGCCGGTCGCGAGGTCGCCCGCCGGATGGGCATCGAGGACGCCATCCGGGCCGCGACCACCGGTGAGACCGGCACCGAGTTCGTCGACGGGGACGGGAAGCGCGTCGCGTACTTCCCGGCGGGGGAGTCCGACTCCGGCGGCGCGACCGCGGAGCTGGAGATCCTGCGCGGGCAGCTGTCGCGGATCATCGTCGACCGCACCCGCCCCGACACCGAGTACGTCTTCGGCGACCAGATCACCGCTCTGGACGAGCGCGACGACGGCGTCACCGTCGCCTTCGCCCACGGCCCGGAGCGCACGTTCGACCTGGTCGTCGTGGCCGAGGGGCTGCGGTCGCGGACCCGGGCGCTCGCCCTGCCCGGTGTCGACGCGGTCCGCGAGCTCGGCTTCTACGTCGCCTACACGACCATTCCCCGGACCGCGGAGGACACCGATCTCTGGCGCTGGCAGAGCGCCGGCCGCGGCCGCAGCGTCACCCTGCGCCCGGACAACCGGGGCACCATCCGGGCCTCGCTGGGCTTCCTCGCCGACGTCCGCGGTCTCGACGAGCTCGGCCGCGACGACCAGATCACGATCCTGCGCCGCACGTTCGCCGACGTCGGCTGGGTCGCCCCGCGCGTGCTCGACGCCCTCGGCGACGCCCCGCTCTACTTCGACGCCGTCGGCCAGACCCGCCTGCCTGCCTGGAGCAACGGACGGACGGGCCTGGTCGGCGACGCGGCCTACTGCTCGTCGCCAATCAGCGGGATGAGCACGAGCCTGGCGCTGACCGGCGCCTACGTCCTGGCCGGCGAGCTCGCGACCAACCCCGACCACCGCACGGCGTTCGCCCGCTACGAGAGCGTCATGCGTCCCTACGTCGACAAGGCGCAGAAGCTCCCGCCGGGTGCGCCGCGCATCGCCAACCCGCGCAGCCGCGCCGGGCTCGCGGTCATGAACACCGTGCTGCGGTTCGCCGCGAGCCCGGTCGCCGAGCGTCTGGGCGCGCTGTCGTCCGGGCTGTTCTCGCCGCCGGCCGAGGCGATCGACCTGCCGACCTACCCGGTTCCGGGGGCCGCCGCGCTCCGTCCCTAG
- a CDS encoding hemerythrin domain-containing protein, which translates to MTTARSADVPDLLGMSLAHRMMRTDLRRLTDAAQAIADGDTCGDRRAAALTRWVGTLCDEIHHHHTVEDEIAWPVIARHAGHAVDLSVLTDDHAALDPLLDRVRSAAAAFAQAPVEVRAVPAGELAARLGRVRDEIDEHLDAEEAGLFPVIERYVPRAEWDEVEKRVRNGGPGLRFVLPRIAAVVTDEEWAVIRAEAGIGLVVLAAVLRPGHRRRERIVFG; encoded by the coding sequence ATGACCACCGCCCGCAGCGCCGACGTCCCCGACCTGCTCGGCATGTCCCTGGCGCACCGCATGATGCGCACCGACCTGCGCCGCCTCACCGACGCCGCACAGGCGATCGCCGACGGCGACACCTGCGGAGACCGTCGCGCCGCCGCCCTGACCCGGTGGGTCGGCACGCTCTGCGACGAGATCCACCACCACCACACCGTCGAGGACGAGATCGCCTGGCCGGTGATCGCGCGGCACGCCGGGCACGCGGTCGACCTGAGCGTCCTGACCGACGACCACGCCGCGCTCGACCCGCTGCTCGACCGGGTCCGCTCCGCCGCGGCGGCGTTCGCGCAGGCCCCCGTCGAGGTCCGCGCGGTGCCCGCCGGGGAGCTCGCGGCACGGCTGGGCCGGGTCCGCGACGAGATCGACGAGCACCTCGACGCCGAGGAGGCGGGCCTGTTCCCCGTGATCGAGCGCTACGTGCCGCGCGCGGAGTGGGACGAGGTGGAGAAGCGGGTGCGCAACGGCGGACCCGGGCTGCGGTTCGTGCTGCCGCGCATCGCCGCCGTCGTCACCGACGAGGAGTGGGCGGTCATCCGCGCGGAGGCCGGGATCGGGCTGGTCGTCCTGGCCGCCGTCCTGCGTCCGGGTCACCGGCGTCGGGAGCGGATCGTGTTCGGCTGA